A genome region from Megalobrama amblycephala isolate DHTTF-2021 linkage group LG16, ASM1881202v1, whole genome shotgun sequence includes the following:
- the LOC125249625 gene encoding dehydrogenase/reductase SDR family member 11-like isoform X2, producing the protein MDRWKGRVALVTGASVGIGAAIAKSLVQHGMKVVGCARNLQQIENLAAECVSSGFSGTLFPYKCDLSVEDEVLSMFSWIKVQHQGIDVCINNAGLALPEPLLSGKTSGWKTMMDVNVFGLSVCVREAYQSMKERNIDDGHIININSTSGHRVVNNADVHFYAASKYAVTALTEGLRQELREAKTHIRATCISPGFVETEFAYRLFSQNPEKAEAAYKIIKCLQADDIANAVVYVLSAPPHVQIGDVQMRPVEQLT; encoded by the exons ATGGATCGCTGGAAAGGCAGGGTTGCTCTTGTCACTGGTGCTTCAGTGGGAATCGGAGCTGCAATCGCAAAGTCTCTTGTGCAGCATGGCATGAAGGTGGTTGGATGTGCCAGAAATCTACAGCAAATAGAG AATTTGGCAGCAGAATGTGTCAGTAGTGGATTCAGTGGCACTCTGTTCCCATATAAATGTGATCTGTCTGTAGAGGACGAAGTGTTATCCATGTTTTCCTGGATCAAAGTTCAACATCAGGGCATTGACGTGTGCATTAATAATGCTGGTTTGGCTCTTCCAGAGCCTCTATTGAGTGGTAAAACCAGTGGCTGGAAGACTATGATGGAT gtgaaTGTCTTTGGCCTGTCAGTGTGTGTCCGTGAGGCTTACCAGtccatgaaagaaagaaatattgaTGATGGCCATATCATTAATATTAACAG CACGAGTGGACACCGGGTCGTTAACAACGCTGATGTACACTTTTACGCTGCCAGCAAATATGCCGTGACTGCTCTGACTGAAGGTCTCCGGCAAGAGTTACGCGAGGCCAAAACCCACATACGTGCCACA TGTATATCTCCTGGTTTTGTGGAGACAGAATTTGCCTACCGGCTCTTTAGTCAAAACCCAGAAAAGGCTGAGGCTGCCTACAAAATTATAAAG TGTCTGCAAGCAGATGACATAGCGAACGCAGTGGTGTATGTCCTAAGTGCTCCTCCTCATGTTCAA ATTGGTGATGTTCAGATGAGGCCTGTGGAACAGTTGACTTAA
- the ca4b gene encoding carbonic anhydrase 4b — protein MNVLYLSILTVLCRFASSEDWCYQTQVTCNRTCAGPDEWETIAPECGNGKQSPINIVTKTTLTDSRLTQVQFTGYQEVINTIIINNGHTVQVNLQNIARIDGANLGAAYKAQQLHLHWGKNGGPGSEHTIDGEKYPMELHIVHIKENYNSVEQAIGDPSGVAVLGFFYEESENANKKYEGIINSLENITHPGTNVTLGDISLDMLIPSHDKLEKYYRYQGSLTTPACSEAVVWTIFEEPIPLSREQLSAFSNLTFHDGTAMVNTYRPIQLRYGRQVFYSRSYAFCVSTALLISSVFTSIYVLMV, from the exons ATGAATGTGCTTTATCTTTCCATACTTACTGTTTTATGCAGGTTTGCTTCAAGTGAAG ATTGGTGTTATCAGACCCAAGTCACTTGCAACAGAACGTGTGCGG gACCGGATGAATGGGAAACCATTGCCCCAGAATGTGGAAATGGAAAACAGTCACCCATTAATATTGTAACAAAGACTACTTTGACAGACAGTCGTCtgacccaagtgcagtttacaGGCTATCAAGAGGTGATCAATACTATCATTATAAACAATGGACACACAG TGCAAGTGAATCTGCAAAATATAGCAAGAATTGACGGAGCCAATTTAGGAGCCGCTTACAAAGCTCAGCAGCTTCACCTGCACTGGGGCAAGAATGGAGGACCTGGATCAGAACATACTATAGATGGAGAGAAATACCCTATGGAG CTGCACATTGTACAtataaaagaaaattacaacTCTGTGGAACAAGCCATCGGTGACCCTTCTGGAGTGGCTGTTCTTGGATTTTTTTATGAG GAATCAGAAAATGCCAATAAAAAATATGAAGGCATCATAAATTCTCTGGAAAATATTACACACCCtg gcaccaatgtaacacttGGAGATATATCATTAGACATGCTTATTCCCTCCCATGATAAATTGGAGAAGTACTATCGCTACCAGGGGTCCCTCACCACACCGGCCTGCTCTGAAGCAGTGGTCTGGACAATATTTGAGGAACCGATACCACTCAGCAGAGAACAG CTTTCTGCATTTTCAAACTTGACGTTTCATGATGGGACTGCCATGGTAAACACATACCGACCCATTCAGCTGCGGTACGGACGTCAGGTGTTTTATTCTAGGAGTTATGCTTTCTGTGTTAGCACTGCCTTATTGATCAGCTCTGTTTTCACATCAATCTATGTTCTCATGGTGTGA
- the LOC125249621 gene encoding dehydrogenase/reductase SDR family member 11-like isoform X1: MHGVKITADCQQLFCNSLVIMDRWKGRVALVTGASVGIGAAIAKSLVQHGMKVVGCARNVKQIENLAAECVSSGFSGTLFPHKCDLSVEEEVLSMFSWIKAQHQGIDVCINNAGLALPEPLLSGKTSGWKNMMDVNVIGLSVCVREAYQSMKERNIDDGHIININSMSEHRVVNNADAHFYTASKYAVTALTEGLRQELREAKTHIRATCISPGLVETEFAYRFFSQNQEKAAASYKSIKCLQADDIANTVVYVLSAPPHVQIGDVQMRPVEQLT; this comes from the exons ATGCATGGAGTAAAGATCACTGCAGACTGTCAGCAGCTCTTCTGTAACAGTCTTGTGATTATGGATCGCTGGAAAGGCAGGGTTGCTCTTGTCACTGGTGCTTCAGTGGGAATCGGAGCTGCAATCGCAAAGTCTCTTGTGCAGCATGGCATGAAGGTGGTCGGATGTGCCAGAAATGTGAAGCAAATTGAG AATTTGGCAGCAGAATGTGTCAGTAGTGGATTCAGTGGCACTCTGTTCCCACATAAATGTGATCTGTCTGTAGAAGAGGAAGTGTTATCCATGTTCTCCTGGATCAAAGCTCAACATCAGGGCATTGACGTGTGCATTAATAATGCTGGTTTGGCTCTTCCAGAGCCTCTGTTGAGTGGTAAAACCAGTGGCTGGAAGAACATGATGGAT gtGAATGTCATTGGCCTGTCAGTGTGCGTCCGTGAGGCTTACCAGTCAATGAAGGAAAGAAATATTGATGATGGCCATATCATTAATATTAACAG CATGAGTGAACACCGGGTCGTTAACAACGCTGATGCACACTTCTACACCGCCAGCAAATATGCCGTGACTGCTCTGACTGAAGGTCTGCGGCAAGAGTTACGCGAGGCCAAAACCCACATACGTGCCACA TGTATATCTCCGGGTTTAGTGGAGACAGAATTTGCGTACCGGTTCTTTAGTCAAAACCAAGAAAAGGCTGCAGCTTCGTACAAAAGTATAAAG TGTCTGCAAGCAGATGACATAGCGAACACAGTGGTGTATGTCCTAAGTGCTCCTCCTCATGTTCAA ATTGGTGATGTTCAGATGAGGCCTGTGGAACAGTTGACTTAA
- the LOC125249621 gene encoding dehydrogenase/reductase SDR family member 11-like isoform X2, which produces MHGVKITADCQQLFCNSLVIMDRWKGRVALVTGASVGIGAAIAKSLVQHGMKVVGCARNVKQIEKLAAECVSGGFSGTLFPYKCDLSVEDEVLSMFSWIKVQHQGIDVCINNAGLALPEPLLSGKTSGWRTMMDVNVFGLSLCTREAYQSMKERNIDDGHIININGMCGHRVLHNADLHFYTASKYAVTALTEGLRQELRQAKTHIRATSISPGLVETELTYRLFSQNPEKAAATYKSMKCLQADDIANAVVYVLSANPHVQIGDIQMRPVEQLT; this is translated from the exons ATGCATGGAGTAAAGATCACTGCAGACTGTCAGCAGCTCTTCTGTAACAGTCTTGTGATTATGGATCGCTGGAAAGGCAGGGTTGCTCTTGTCACTGGTGCTTCAGTGGGAATCGGAGCTGCAATCGCAAAGTCTCTTGTGCAGCATGGCATGAAGGTGGTCGGATGTGCCAGAAATGTGAAGCAAATTGAG AAATTGGCAGCAGAATGTGTCAGTGGTGGATTCAGTGGCACTCTGTTCCCATATAAATGTGATCTGTCTGTAGAAGACGAAGTGTTATCCATGTTCTCCTGGATCAAAGTTCAACATCAGGGCATTGACGTGTGCATTAATAATGCTGGTTTGGCTCTTCCAGAGCCTCTGTTGAGTGGCAAAACCAGTGGCTGGAGGACTATGATGGAT GTGAATGTCTTTGGCCTGTCACTGTGCACCCGTGAGGCTTACCAGtccatgaaagaaagaaatattgaTGATGGCCatatcattaatattaatgG TATGTGTGGACATCGCGTCCTCCACAATGCCGATCTACACTTCTACACTGCCAGCAAATATGCCGTGACTGCTCTGACTGAAGGTCTGCGACAAGAGTTACGCCAGGCCAAAACCCACATACGTGCCACA TCTATAAGTCCTGGTTTAGTGGAGACGGAGTTAACCTACCGGCTCTTTAGTCAAAACCCAGAAAAGGCTGCCGCTACTTATAAAAGTATGAAG TGTCTGCAAGCAGATGACATAGCGAACGCAGTGGTGTATGTCCTCAGTGCAAATCCTCATGTTCAA ATTGGTGACATTCAGATGAGACCAGTGGAGCAGTTGACATAA
- the LOC125249625 gene encoding dehydrogenase/reductase SDR family member 11-like isoform X3, producing MDRWKGRVALVTGASVGIGAAIVKSLVQHGMKVVGCARNLHQIENLAAECVSSGFSGNLFPYKCDLSVEDEVLSMFSWIKVQHQGIDVCINNAGLALPEPLLSGKTSGWKNMMDVNVIGLSVCVREAYQSMKERNIDDGHIININSMSGHRVVNYANIHFYTASKYAVTALTEGLRQELREAKTHIRATCISPGLVETELTYRLFSQNQEKAAALYKSIKCLQADDIANAVVYVLSAPPHVQIGDVQMRPVEQLT from the exons ATGGATCGCTGGAAAGGCAGGGTTGCTCTTGTCACTGGTGCTTCAGTGGGAATCGGAGCTGCAATCGTCAAGTCTCTTGTGCAGCATGGCATGAAGGTGGTTGGGTGTGCCAGAAATCTACACCAAATAGAG AATTTGGCAGCAGAATGTGTCAGTAGTGGATTCAGTGGCAATCTGTTCCCATATAAATGTGATCTGTCTGTAGAGGACGAAGTGTTATCCATGTTTTCCTGGATCAAAGTTCAACATCAGGGCATTGACGTGTGCATTAATAATGCTGGTTTGGCTCTTCCAGAGCCTCTATTGAGTGGTAAAACCAGTGGCTGGAAGAACATGATGGAT gtGAATGTCATTGGCCTGTCAGTGTGCGTCCGTGAGGCTTACCAGTCAATGAAGGAAAGAAATATTGATGATGGCCATATCATTAATATTAACAG CATGAGTGGACACCGGGTCGTTAACTACGCCAATATACACTTCTACACCGCCAGCAAATATGCCGTGACTGCTCTGACTGAAGGTCTGCGGCAAGAGTTACGCGAGGCCAAAACCCACATACGTGCCACA TGTATATCTCCAGGTTTAGTGGAGACAGAGTTAACCTACCGGCTCTTTAGTCAAAACCAAGAAAAGGCTGCAGCTTTGTACAAAAGTATAAAG TGTCTGCAAGCAGATGACATAGCGAACGCAGTGGTGTATGTCCTCAGTGCTCCTCCTCATGTTCAA ATTGGTGATGTTCAGATGAGGCCTGTGGAACAGTTGACTTAA
- the LOC125249625 gene encoding dehydrogenase/reductase SDR family member 11-like isoform X1, translating to MDRWKGRVALVTGASVGIGAAIAKSLVQHGMKVVGCARNLQQIENLAAECVSSGFSGTLFPYKCDLSVEDEVLSMFSWIKVQHQGIDVCINNAGLALPEPLLSGKTSGWKTMMDVNVFGLSVCVREAYQSMKERNIDDGHIININSTSGHRVVNNADVHFYAASKYAVTALTEGLRQELREAKTHIRATCISPGFVETEFAYRLFSQNPEKAEAAYKIIKCLQADDIANAVVYVLSAPPHVQIGDILMRPVEQLT from the exons ATGGATCGCTGGAAAGGCAGGGTTGCTCTTGTCACTGGTGCTTCAGTGGGAATCGGAGCTGCAATCGCAAAGTCTCTTGTGCAGCATGGCATGAAGGTGGTTGGATGTGCCAGAAATCTACAGCAAATAGAG AATTTGGCAGCAGAATGTGTCAGTAGTGGATTCAGTGGCACTCTGTTCCCATATAAATGTGATCTGTCTGTAGAGGACGAAGTGTTATCCATGTTTTCCTGGATCAAAGTTCAACATCAGGGCATTGACGTGTGCATTAATAATGCTGGTTTGGCTCTTCCAGAGCCTCTATTGAGTGGTAAAACCAGTGGCTGGAAGACTATGATGGAT gtgaaTGTCTTTGGCCTGTCAGTGTGTGTCCGTGAGGCTTACCAGtccatgaaagaaagaaatattgaTGATGGCCATATCATTAATATTAACAG CACGAGTGGACACCGGGTCGTTAACAACGCTGATGTACACTTTTACGCTGCCAGCAAATATGCCGTGACTGCTCTGACTGAAGGTCTCCGGCAAGAGTTACGCGAGGCCAAAACCCACATACGTGCCACA TGTATATCTCCTGGTTTTGTGGAGACAGAATTTGCCTACCGGCTCTTTAGTCAAAACCCAGAAAAGGCTGAGGCTGCCTACAAAATTATAAAG TGTCTGCAAGCAGATGACATAGCGAACGCAGTGGTGTATGTCCTAAGTGCTCCTCCTCATGTTCAA ATTGGTGACATTTTGATGAGACCTGTGGAACAGTTGACTTAA